GAATGCAACGTCTGCCTATTTTATTCGTTACGTGCAGCCAACGTTTTATGTGTTAGCCAGTGCAGCTAATTCTGATCAATCGCTCTCATTTTCAGTACGTTCGGAATTAACGGAGCCTTCGATGAAAATTTTGCTCGACTATGTTGTTCAACTCGATGAACCGCTTGTGATTGGTAATTTAGAAAAGGACCTTGCGTTTACACATATCAAGCGTCCTGCAAAATCGATTCTTTGTATGCCGATTAAGTATAAGGGCAAAATTCAGGCATTTTTATATTTAGAAAATCAGCTATTATTAAATGCCTTTAGTAATGTACAGCTTGAGTTACTGCGCATTATTTCGACGCAAATGGCGGTAACATTAGAAAACACTGAAATTTACAATGAGCTCGAAAACCGCGTAAAGGAGCGGACAACCTCACTTGATCAAATGAATGTATCGTTAAAGGATGCTAATGAACGACTGGCAATTAATGAGCAGGAACGTAAAAAACTACTGCAAAGCATCTCTCATGAATTGCGCTCCCCTTTAACATCTACTTTAGGTTATATTGAATCAATTTTAGATGGTGTTGTACAAAATCCTGAGCAACAGACCTATTATTTACAGCGGAGCCGTGAGCGTTTACTTGCACTGAATCGACTTATACAAGATTTATTTGAATTAGCGAAACTTGAGGCTGGTCGTATGGATTTTTCATTCACTAAAGTATCTGTCCAAGATTTTTTCGAAGAATTTGCGTACCGATTTGAAGCTAATGTACTCGGTGCAAATCTCAGCTATTCGACATCAGGAAACTTGCAACCAAATCAATATGTCCTAGTTGATTTACTACGTATGGAACAGGTCATTTCCAATTTTATTTCGAATGCCATTAAGTACACAGAAAAGGGCCGCATTTCTCTGAAAATGTATGTTGAGGATGGGGAACTTATTTGCATTGTGGAGGACAGTGGGATCGGGATTCCTGAACATGAATTACCATTTGTTTTTGATAGCTACTTCCGCGCATCGAATTCGCATGTGTTGAATTCACACGGGATTGGTCTAGCCATTTGTAAAGAAATTATTACACAGCATCAAGGGAAAATTTATGTCGATAGCAAGGAGACCGGCTCACGCTTTTACTTTACATTGCCGATTCAATCTACATAAATAGGCACACATTTCGGCTTCTAAAGCTATCAATAGGACATGTGGCATCGTATATGTTATTTTTATGATATAGCATTATAGGAGGCGTTTGTATGTCACTTTATAAAAGTGGTTATGTATCATTATTAGTCGGCATTGTTTTATTAGTCGTGTCAATATTCTTTACGAGTGATTGGGGTCTTGGCGCTTGGCTAACTTTATTTGTCGCAAGTATTATTATTTGTACCGTTGGAATCATTATGCTGATCGTTCATTTAATCAAACAAATTAAGGCCGATAAAATTCGAAAAATGCAACAATAAAAACAAGCTGCTACGCGTAGGCATAGCAGCTTGTTTTTTTAATGTCTGGCCAGTCACACATTTACGTAGAACACGCGCGAAGAACATTTCTTCCAAGACACATTTCACTATCATTTATCTTCTTTCACCGACACAATTTTAACTGCGTCCTCATATTGAACACGTACCGTTTTGCGTGCTAATACAGACGTTCTCGCTTTTACTGGGACTATTTTTTTGTCCCCATTTAACTCGATTTCTACTAAAAAACACTTTGCCCCACACTGCACCTGCCTCACACTCCTAAATTCATTATAAATTTCATAGCAGGTTTTTGCGAATAATATGCAAAAAGCATCGAATGTAAAATCAGCATTTGGTACACTAAGAGATAGAAAAATGTATTGTGATTTGAGGTGAAGACAATGAATAAACGAAAACGCGCTTTATGGGGCTTTATCATTGGCGATGCTTATGGCGTGCCAATGGAATTTATGGATCGAGATACATTTAACGTACGCGATATGATTGGCTATGGTTGCTGGGATGTACCGGCTGGAACATGGTCTGATGATAGTGCGATGACGCTCATTACAATCGAGCATTTAATTAACGACACATCACTTGCTGATTTAAAGCGTGAATTTTGTAACTGGGCGTTTCGTGGCTACTGGACTTATAATGACGAGCCTTCATTTGATGTTGGCTTAACAATTGCTGAAGTGCTTAACCGCTGGGAACAAAACGGGATTTTTGAACAGGCAAAAAGCGATGAAAAAAGTAATGGGAATGGCGCGTTAATGCGCATTTTACCGATTGCCTTTTATAGCTACAAACGCTCGATTGAAGAACGCTATGTGAAAGATTACGCAACCTTAACACACGGCCATATCCGCTCAACACTTTGTTGTATGCACTATACATATGTTGTGCACAGTTTGATGGACGGCTTGTCGATTGAAGCGAGTCTACAAGCAGCAAATCAGTTACTAGATCCCTTGTTAAGAGATTATCCTGAAGAGCGTCCGCATTTTGAGCGCATTTATAACATTACGCGCCTAACACGTGATGACATTAATAGTAATGGCTATGTCATTCACACGTTGGAGGCTGTATATTGGAGCTTGCTACATAGTTCAAGTTATTTTGAGACGATTTATAATGCAGTTCATTTAGGTAGTGATACCGATACCGTTGCGGCAATTGCAGGTGGCCTAGCTGGGATTTACTACGAGGAACTCGATATTCCACAAGACTGGATGGGGCTCATTCCAAAACGTGAGGAAATTGACACACTGCTAAATCGTTTCGTAAAAGTTATTTTTTAATAAACTATATGAAATGGATACATTATTGCGTGTGCAACGTTTGAAAAAACACAATTTGATACTAGCATTCAATTCAAATTAAATAAATAAAAATAAGCAGTGCCCCTTTTTACGGGAGCACTGCTTTTATGTTGTGGCCATTAAATCGCTGTCTTTGTCTTCATCTTCAATTTCGCCAACGATTTCTGTTAAAATATCTTCCATTGTCACAAGCCCTATCGTTTTCCCTTTTTCGTCTGTTACAAGCGCCATATGGTTACGCGTTAGCTGCATTTTTTTAAATACACCTTTAATGGCAGCTGACTCTTTGTAGCGTGGGATTTCACGAATAAATGTATCCATTGTACTCATACGACCTGCTGCAATATCTGTCAGCATTTCTTTTGTGTTAATAAAGCCAACAATTACGGCCGTGCTTTTACTGCTATCCATTACCGGGTAACGTGTATATTCGTATTCATCGATGACCGCTAATGTTTGTTCAAGCGTAAATGATTTTTCGAGCGTAATCATGTCATTGCGCGGAATCATCACTTCACGTAATTCGCGTGTGTCGAATTCGAAAATGTTTTCTAAATACGCAAGCTCCGTTTGGTTAATTTCGCCGCCCTCATAACTTTGCGTAACAATCATTTTTAATTCTTCCTCTGAATACACCGTGTCATGTCCGGCTGGCTTCACACCAAAGCCTTTTAATAACAAGCGTGCTGAACCGTTTAATACCGAGATAAATGGTGCTGTTACTTTACCGAACCAATAAAGGATTGGTGCGAGTATCAGAGTCATTTTTTCAGCATACTGAATCGCTAATGTTTTTGGCATTAATTCGCCAAGTACAACGTGTAAGAACGTTACGATTGATAATGCGATAACGTATGACAATGCAGTTGCCATCGCTGCTGGTACGTTAAAATATTCAAATACTGGCTGTAGCATTTTTTCAACAGTAGGCTCACCTAGCGCACCTAAAATTAAGGCCGTGATGGTAATACCTAGCTGACATGCAGATAAATAGTAATCTAGATTTTCTGTTACTTTTTTTGCAGTAATAGCTTTTTTATTACCTTCTGAAATCAACTGATCGATACGTGACGTACGCACCTTTAAAATCGAAAACTCTGCACCTACGAAAAACGCAGTAAGTGCAATGAAAAGCGCGATTAATAATAAATTAATAATGATTATACTGTCCAATTAGCTCCCCCATCTTGAGGGATTCACCTCCGGAATT
The sequence above is a segment of the Solibacillus sp. FSL H8-0523 genome. Coding sequences within it:
- a CDS encoding ADP-ribosylglycohydrolase family protein is translated as MNKRKRALWGFIIGDAYGVPMEFMDRDTFNVRDMIGYGCWDVPAGTWSDDSAMTLITIEHLINDTSLADLKREFCNWAFRGYWTYNDEPSFDVGLTIAEVLNRWEQNGIFEQAKSDEKSNGNGALMRILPIAFYSYKRSIEERYVKDYATLTHGHIRSTLCCMHYTYVVHSLMDGLSIEASLQAANQLLDPLLRDYPEERPHFERIYNITRLTRDDINSNGYVIHTLEAVYWSLLHSSSYFETIYNAVHLGSDTDTVAAIAGGLAGIYYEELDIPQDWMGLIPKREEIDTLLNRFVKVIF
- a CDS encoding hemolysin family protein; this translates as MDSIIIINLLLIALFIALTAFFVGAEFSILKVRTSRIDQLISEGNKKAITAKKVTENLDYYLSACQLGITITALILGALGEPTVEKMLQPVFEYFNVPAAMATALSYVIALSIVTFLHVVLGELMPKTLAIQYAEKMTLILAPILYWFGKVTAPFISVLNGSARLLLKGFGVKPAGHDTVYSEEELKMIVTQSYEGGEINQTELAYLENIFEFDTRELREVMIPRNDMITLEKSFTLEQTLAVIDEYEYTRYPVMDSSKSTAVIVGFINTKEMLTDIAAGRMSTMDTFIREIPRYKESAAIKGVFKKMQLTRNHMALVTDEKGKTIGLVTMEDILTEIVGEIEDEDKDSDLMATT